Genomic DNA from Mobula birostris isolate sMobBir1 chromosome 18, sMobBir1.hap1, whole genome shotgun sequence:
ATGGTGGTTTAGTGACACTAACCTTGGGGATGGTGAGGATAAGGCCCAGGGTTCAGTCCCAGACTGTTCGAATGGAAGGTCATCTACCAAAACATTGGTGTGCCTGCCTGTGACAGACCTGAGTGTAACCTGCCTGTTGCTTTCGCTTTTGATGCTATAAGTAAGGGCAAATAGCCGGAAACACTTTGAAAACCAAGCCAAAGAAAGGTTTGTAGGTTATCTAACTGCAGCAACAACGcaattcctccccatctattcTGGGGGAGTGTTTGGTCCTTTCAAAGAAGAAACAAAAGGCGTTCCGTTGGACCGGGAAATGGGAATAAACGGGTTGGTGCCCTCAAAGTGGAGGAGGACGCTTGAGGTGTCGCAGTTGTAGCTCGGAAGAGACTGAacaagaagagagaaaaaaatgaagtCTGCATAGGAAGGAATGTATTCTTGGAAGAATATGCTGATATAATCTGGACAGTCTTAATTGTGGATCTTGGGGAAGAGGTGGATGGTGAGGGGAGTAGGCTGTACATAGTTGTGGGAACAGAGGGCTAGAGTGTGTGGAGGGAAGACTGCCAGAGGAAATATAGGTCAATAACTGGAAGATAATTGTGTGGTGGCGTTATGGCTCAGATGAGGGTATGATGAAACGCCTGAGAACTTGCATTCAACCCCTTGAAGTTCATTCATATTTGGGAATCATTTCCTTTGAAACGCACAGACCTTTCCACTTTTCATGGCACTTTACCGAGCAACCACAGGAGGTGCAATACCTGACCTTTTAACTCTTCCCACCTTCCAGGTGAAGTAGCTTTTTAATTTTTACTTCCAGTTTGGGACAATGCATTTGCTGGTTGTAATAAAAGCAGTCTTAATACCAAATGCAGATTCTCAAACTCCACCTGCATGCAGACCACAGTGACCTTGTGCTTCCATTTGCCTGCCACTTCAAATTTCCCGTTTTTCCATTGAAGCCCGGCATAAATTTAAGGAAGTTGGTGCAACTCTGCCCTGAGAACATATTGGTAAAATTTAAGTAGCAGGCCTGTCCAGTGTGTAAGGACTTGACAGTTTTGATGAGAGATCGATAGCTTATGATATTAGTGCTACTTTTCTCTCTACATTGATGTTGTAAAGCCTGTGGATTGTCTTCGGCATCCCCTGTTCAGCTAGTATTTTGCATTCCACAGTTCCATTCTTATTTCTTTTCCTTCCTCTGTCCCATGCATTTCATCCATTGCATTTTCTGTATGTGTGTTTCTAAGTCTTTGCATTTGAGAGAAACGACAGAGGAAAGGATCAGAAAAAGAAACATttgtacttttaaaaaaaaaaaaattatagatAGAACCATGTTCATTAAGATCTTGGAGTTTGTGGAAAAAGTaccggggggagtgggggggggaagaaatgtgttgTGCTGACAAAATCAGTGTCTGTCTGATCAGAACCAGGTAGTCTAAAGTCTTCTGCTCTGCTCCTCATCTTCTTCCAAACTGATAGAGGggaaatcattaaaaaaaaatcagggtgAAGCGTAAATGTTTTATGTTTTGGTTTGTTTCACAGCTTCTGGAGTTTCGGAGGACATGATGCCAGGTCCATATCCCAGAACACAAGAGGAAAGAGCATTAGCGGCAAAGAAATACAACATGAGAGTGGAAGATTATGAGCCGTATCCTGATGATGGAATGGGGTGAGCTTCTCTCTCTCTAAAATAGATTTAATATCATACACCAGAAAGTAGGGCTGTTATAAATTGTCTCAGGAGGAGGGTATCTATTTTGTCTTGTGCCTTTTCCACAATCTCACTGGTTATCCTCTCAGCCTTCGACCACCAGACAACAGTAACACCTTCatcaggctgctgcttattggttgcagctcagcattcaacaccatcatctttGGCATATTGCTAAAGAATCTAGCAATTTTCTACGGATGTACCTTtggttccttaagattgtcatagccagaggtggggtgtaggggtggtaatggggataggaTATGCTCCCACTACCTttgaaatgctcccaatggcgtgtgcctcaagtagcctctgacaaccaagtccagcccctggctttcatgtgtggcttagcaatcaagcccagtggaactatttctactgacaggagaaggagcaaaggtagGTTACTAGCGCCTTAAAAtgagtcgcttcaggcagatggactcatcagccgtggtttgcaactcatctaggagaagaaaaacgctaatttcaaacctctgctgctttgcagctgtacctactcatggggaaggctctaGGAGTAAACtgccgggcggggggggggggggggggggagagatattCAGAACtgcagtccctaaggcagtcctatgttgagttcaatctgtgttgagttcaatgctgactggcaactgctgcgacgctgctggtgccaaactgtatcggtctctccCGTTCATCTgcgtggagagggagagcctgctacatgggcaacagcttgctctccatatcgtactgctatCCAGACAGTAAgaacgcaacatccatggtcgttcctgaccaatggaggcctcataccatggagagcattctgactggttgcatcagtgcCTGCTATGGAGGATCGAAAGAGTCTGCAAAGGGTTATAGactcagcctgctccatcatggccCCATCACCATTGAGAACAAAGATTTCCAGacattcactatcctctgggAAGGCAATCTTTTTTTCTCAGCTGTCCTGAATAGCTGACATCCTAGTGTGCGATTGCACCCTGCAGTTAGACAACCCAGCCATGGGAAatatcaaacaagagaaaatctgcagatgctggaaattccaagcaacacacacaaaatgctggaggaactggacaggccaggcagcatctatggggaaaaaaaagtacagtcgacatttcaggccaagatcattTGGCCAGAATATTATCCCTATAtgtgctttgccaagcaccttaattttttttttatttacaatgaggtcacacctcattcttctaaactcaagaaaGCACTGTGCTTAATCTATCCTCTGGATAAACACATGATCTCAAGAATCAATCTCCGAccagaaataggtccttcagcctTCCATATCTATGCTGACCGTCAAGTGCTTAACTATAATAATCCCATTTAACAGCTATTGATCCATAGCCCCTGTGTCTTGGTGATTCAACACAGTTTATTGAGATAGCTTTcaggattccagttaattagacCATCAGTTAATTGATCAGCCATTTAATTAGTAcaactctgaaagaacaaaaactaattgagcaTGTAGCTGGTATTTCCTtcattatttgggacactgtgctgcttaattgggacaggggactgttgccgaacagtttctaactaattTTAGTCGTATGTACTTGtttggctgttagacactacactctGCTTTTAGCCTCACttcacatctacagaagtctgttttTGTGTTTCTTGATAAATTGTTTGTATCTTCTTTTCTCAAGTTTTAGTTTTCCTTCCTAATTCCAAAGCTTTTCCGGTTCTCTTGCTCATCACATGTATCCTAAACTTCCTGATTTCCACTGTGCCCTACATTACCAGTGCTGCTTGTGGTCTACAAATAGATGCCCCTTGTGGGATTTTAGTTTTATACTCCTTTCACCCTTTGTCACCTCCACCTATCATgttccagcttcatgcattatTCCGACTCCCCCCTCCACGTACCTGCCTGAGCTCCCCCTCACCTGAATTCGCCTATTACCCTCCAGTTTCTCACTCCATTGGCTCCCTCCACCCTTTTATACTGGCTACCTCCCCtctttcttcccagtcctgagaaagggtcttgacctgaaaagtGACTGAACATTtcactctacagatgctgcctgatgcgctgagtttctccatcattttgtgtgttgcttcagatttacagcatctgcagtctctctcatgTCTAAATAAATCAACACAATTGTTTGAGTTTCTTGGCACATGTGTAGATAGTCTGAGTTTTGCATTATGGAAAATTGTAACATGGCTATTTTATAGGAACGTAATCCTTAATATATTGTATAGGGGTGGGTGTTGGGACTGGCTAAAAATGTACAGAACACTAGATTTGACACAGCTAGATTACTGTGTATAGTTCCTTcacactataggaaggttgtAAACTCTCTAGGGAAGATTCATAGGGAATTTATAAAAATGCTGCCAGGGCCAGAGATATTGATTAAAGATTAgataaaacataagaaatagaagtaagagtaggccattcagtccatggcCCTCTGACACCAAAAATAATCGTGGTTAATCTTTGGCTTGCATCACCTTTCCAATTACTTCTGATATTGGTGAAATAAAAGTATATCTCCAATATGTGCAGAACTGAGCCTCTGCAGTTGACTTGAATAGGAAATTCCAAAGTTTCGTTATCACtgaggtgaagaaatttcttcttgtcTCAGTTTGTGCCTCTTGTTCCTCCACTTCTCAGTCAGAGGACACGCCATTCTTACATCTGCTCTCCTAAGACTTGTGAGAAAaaatatacagtgccttgaagtattcagcccccacagctattttcacattttactctcattttctaaatttaaaatatattgaaatagGATTTTTGATCTAATCTACAAAACAGTGttcatcatgtcaaatcaaaggGAAAAGTTCCAAAACCTCTCAACAActaactaaaaattaaaaaccaaaattgtgaggcttttctgcaacaatgctccatgtagatgtgctcagtggtggggaaggtgtTACCTGTGATTGTCTGTTATTAATGCTGCAACATCAGTTAATTCTTTAGATATAAAATTATGCAAAATTTGCTGTTCTTTTGGCTTGCATAGAATGACTGTAGTGGCGTTGGGATACAGTATTTACGAATTTAATAACATTACATCAGATAAATCTCATAATATTAGAATTTTAATATGATTTCCTGTTTGCCTATAGCAGATGTGAAGTTGGGAATATTGTTGTGCAAGGCTGAATACAAAGTTGGCAGACAAACTTAAAGAAGGTTAAAATGACAATTTAAAGAAGTAATGTCATTTACATTAGCAGTTATAATGCGGGCTGGACAATGTTTTCTTAAAATAAACTAGTGTTCATTTCTTTTCTGTATTGTAACTTGCAATGCATGAACATTTTAACAAAAGCATGTACTAACTATTGAAGCTTCCGACAGAAATCCTCATTGTAAGGTTGAAAGTTTATTTTCCCCTTAATAGATATGGTGACTACCCAAAACTACCAGACAGGTCACAGCAAGAGCGAGATCCGTGGTATACCTGGGATGAACCTGACCTGCGAAGAAATTGGGGTGAACCGGTGAGCAGAAGAAATGGCTGAttgccattcagttcttgaataaAATATTGTATTTCTGGAAACCCTTTCTCCAACTTCAACCTGCTTTCCTACAAAAAATGTgattttccttttcctttctgCCCAATTCATGGTTAACCTTGACTGGTTGGCAGTTTGCAACTCTTAATTTAACACCAGTTAGGAGTATGAAAACAtgcttgttatttttgcatctaATACCTGACATTGAAATTCAatgtgggattttttttttcctggtCATGTGGCTCATCTTCAAAGTACGTGCGATCATATATTGAGTCAGTGGAGACCAAAAACTTCTGATCTTGATTTAAATATTCTGAACATGTttagagaaaaggaaaacaatTTACATTTATATATATTTCCTTGGAGGTATCCAGATGTACATGCAAGAGGTCTGAACAACTAAGTTTTTGGCTGGGGAATGAATGTTGCTCAGTACACTAATTGCTCTTGATAATTAAGTTGAAAGATATAAAGCCTGCCCAGTTTAGATAGAACCTTTAATTGAGTTCATACAATTTAAACTGAATTGCACATATGACTTCAACTGTATTATCTATCCAACTGGAACATGTTCATATTAAATATTTTGAGGCTGATGTATGATTTTTTTGGGTGTCCTGTTTTAAACCTCTTGACATTTATTCCTTATTGCTTTTTCCAGATGCACTGGGATTTTGACATGTTCATTCGGAATCGGGTAGATACCTctccaagtcctgtggactggACTACTATGGTTAAACATTTTAGTGGCTTTCTAGGATTTATGTTGTTCATGTTCTTTGTTGGCGCATTATTTCCTTCATACCAGCCAGTGGTAAGTTCTTGCTGCAAGTTGTGCTTTGTTAATCTCTCATTCATAATCTAATTTTATCATTTTAAGACACTGCTCCTATGTACTCAAGCATAGAAGCATAGTGGCAGGATATAAAGAACCTAAATGGAGTAAACAGAAAGGCCCCTAATTCTCTTGGGCAGAGCAATGGGTCAGAAACCAATAATAGATTTCAAGTAATCAATAGAAGGATTGGACATGAAGaattagaattaggtttatcatcgctGTCTTGTATGACATGAAATATATTAATTTTATAGTTCGAAGTAATTTTTACatgattataaattacaaaatagtggagaaaaaaagagaaaggaaTAGCAAGGCAGTGTTAGTGggccagtcagaaatctgatgatggagggtaaTAAGCAGTTACTGAATGGTTGAGTGTGGATCTTTAGGCTCCTATACCATCTCTGATGGTAGTTACGAGAAGATGACATTTCCCGGATGGTGGTGGTTTTCAGTGACGGATGCTGCCTTAAGACATTGACTCTTAAaggtgtcaaagttcaaagtaaatttattatcgaagtacatgtacgtcatcatatacaaccttgagattaatttccttgcaggcatactcaataagttcaTAGATTTATAACaataacaaccataacagaatcaatgaaagaccacagcaaCTAGGGTGTTCAATGTGTGGAAAAGATGATGACGATGGTActgagggttgtgcccatgagaGTCAACAACACCCTGCAGCCTCTTGCTATCCTGTGCAGGAATTTGAAGCTACTTGAACCAGAAGTGGAGGAGGGAAATTAGCATCTTTTTTCCCCAAATGGCTGGagtctggaattcactgcctgaaaGACGCTAAAAGAAGGAAGCTTTATCGGGTTTAAAGAATATTTGGATATGTATTCAAAAAGCTCTTACCTGTAGGACCATAAACCTAGATTTTTCAGACTGGTACTAACTTAATGAGCTAAATGGTACCGTCTGTGCTGTAAATTTTCTTCTCTTTTATCTTTATTGTCCTTCCTTCTTTCAGGAAAATTGAAGGTTTGTCCTGTggtggacggggggggggggggaattaataTTCAAAAGTTATATTAAGTTAAAGTGAATTCTCAtaggaaagaaaggaaaaaaatagcaGTCTTTACCCTCAAATGGTCAAATCAATATAGGAACCAATGTTTGATTTTAATCCTTGGGCATTGTTGAAGGTATACACTAACAAACTATGCAGACAAAAAaagagaaacacacataaaatgctagaggaactcaacaggccaggcagcatttatggaaaaaagtagacAGTTGAacttctgggctgagaccctggagaaaaaagctaagtcagagtaagaagatggagagaggaggaagaaatacaaggtcgtaggtgataggtgaaacggggggGGGAAGATAAAAGGGCTAGAGATGGGGGAATCTGTTAAgaggggacagaaggccatggaagaaagagaaggggaaggagcaccagaaggaggtgatggatgggcaaggagataaggtgagagatagTGGGAATGGTGAGGAGGCTGGGgtccattaccggaagtttgagatattgatcatgccatcaggttggaggttacccagttggaatataaggtgttgctccttcaacctgagtagggtagaggaggtcatggactgacaaaAAAAGAGATCTGTTCAGTTTAGCTTTATTAGAATAAAGAAGGGCGTCCAGGGGATAAGTAGAggtgaaagtgagaggggggtgGAAGTTTGAAATCAGTGATTAGAAACTGGGTTAAGCATGtagaaattatggacctgtacttCAAATTGATAACACAATTGGGCTCCCTAACGCAGACATGACTACTTTGTGAGCTGAGAATGTGTATGTCATTTGAAGACAATAGTACATAATTTAACCAGAAAGGTGATTTTTGAGGTTCTAAAGAGggggatttaaaaaaataatattgtATTTTTCTATGCTTGGTTGGGAAGGGACATTGGCTTTTGGAGCGATTTGAATTGTGGTTCATATGTCACTGAGGAAGCACTCTCCTTAGAATGCTGAAAGGGCAATTTGTACTTCATCAGCTGAAGGTCTTAGAGATTATTTTCTATATGGAGACTGGTTAGGTTGATGGTAAAGTTTGTGGAGATGCTATCTTGTTGTTTTGCTTAAGGGGTGGAGCAAGGgggatgtgggaagttgattgagtATGGTCAAAGACCCTTTCAACATTGGTCCAGGGGATTCTTCATTTAAGGAGAAAGGATGGcaatggttgggaaggtgctgttgTAAAAGGTGTGACGAGGATGGAGAATTTAGATGAATGGAACAGAGCTGTGACCAATGGACATGAGGTGGTAGAAGTCAAGTGTGAGCAGGTGCGTTAGAGTGAATTGGCTTACATGAGATAATGGTTGACGAGCTGATGCATTGTAATGGCAATGCAGGTTTTGGGGAAAAGTGAGAAAGAATCAGTAGGTCCAGTAGTGAAAGAATCAGTagtgaagttaacaaatttcacatcatatgccagtgataataaacctgattctgatgataaGCTTCTTTCTGATCTCTGGCAAGGAAGCGGACCCCATTTATTCTGTATTGCTGCAAATGTTTCATTATATGCATCTCTCTTTTAACAAACGTAGGCCTTTTGTGAATCTGCTGCACTCTGATTGCTCAATGAACTAGTCAGGTTTAATTATTAGCAATGCAAGAATCCTTTTAAGTGTAATAATTGTGTAATAAGTGTAATAACAATCTGATTCAGAAGATAAACCATCAAAGATGTGCAATCGTGTTTGACTTAGTTATCCGGACTGTTAAGGGCCTAGTAAGGGGGATATGTATATTGTTCAGGTAAGTTTCCTGAGTCAATATACAGAGGGCTCTGCTCGAGATGGTGCAATAATGAACAAGGATGGGCAAGTACCTGAAGTGAAAGTTTGGCTTTAGTGATCGTAATTCTTAGTTTTAAGATAGTGAATTAAAGAATAGGACAGGTTCACAGATTTAAGTCCTAAACTGGAGCAGGGCTACTTTTGGGAAAATTAGACTAGATCTGGCAGAGCCCAATTGAATGTGCTTGTTTGAAGGGAAAGGAACAAATGGCAAATGGGAGGTTTTTAAGTGTCCAGGAGAGCATTTTCCTGTTAGGGTGGAGGGCAAACCTGAAGTGTTTAGGGAATCTTAGCTGACAAATGATATTGATGCTTTTGTAAGAAAAATGAGGTAGCATATATTGGGTTTAGGAAGTCAAGATTGAGCCAATCTCTTGAATAGTATAAAAAGATTAGGAATACTCGTGAGAGGAAAATCAGGAGAGTAAAGCGAGGGTATAAGCTAGATCTGGCAAGTAAGGTTAAGGAAAATGGCAAGCAGTTCTTTAAATATATTAGAAGAGTGGTTAGGGAGAAAGTTGGGTCTCCTGAGAGATTATCATGGCTGCCTATGTTTTGAGCCACAGGGATGGATGGGATTTCTTCTTGTTGTTTACTAATGAGAACACCATGAGATAAAGAAAACAAATAGAAATATTTTGGAGGACAGTCATATTGCCAGAGAGTGCATTAAGGTGGCTACATCTCTAGGATCTGACTGAGTGTATCCTTAGACTTTGTGGGAGTCTagagaggaaattacagaggccttTGGGAAGGTATGTGCTTCATAATGATTCACTAGTAAAATTCCTGAGTACTAAAAGGAGATTAATATTGTTCTGCCAGCATTTGAATAGATAGTCTAATTAGGATGAGTCAGCATGACTGCCCTTGGGAAGTTGTACTTGATGAACGTTTTAGAGTCCTTTGAAGAGGTAATCAAAAAGTTGTATGAGGGTAGGACAGTGCATGTTGTCTCTTTGGACTATAGCAAgagctttgacaaggtcctgcatgataGGCTGGTTTGGAAAGTTAGGTCCCATGGAATTCAAGGAGAGATAGCTCggtggattcaaaattgcctTGGAGGCTacaagcagagggtggtggttgaaggttgTTATTTGGAATGGTGACCAGTAACCAATGATGTTGCCACAGAAGTCGGAATTGGGACCCTTGTAATTAATGTTTTATATAAGATTTGGATGCTTTCACACATCTGTTACCTCCCCTTTGATTCTTTTGCTACTTACATACAACAGCAATAATTTATTGTAACCAATTAACTGATAAGAACATTGTTTGGATATGGGAGTAAATGTACACAGATTGCACAGACAGTATCCGATGTTGGGATCCAAACTGGATTACTACTATGCTGACCGTTCTAACTCCTAATCTTTGTCTTATTCACTCATCCATTGATAGATGGCAGCTTCCTTGCATTTTACAAGACAGACTCTTTTAAGTAGAAGTGTGGTGAAACATTTAACATTTCCCTGTTCTGTAAATTACGGTTCCTTATACTCCATGTTGAAGACATTATTGTAAGGTGGTCAAACATTTGAGTCAATAGATAGTATAGTCTAGGATTGTGAGTTCTGTTCTGATGACTGAACTAAGTAAGGGGGCGATTATTTGAACCGATTGCAGAAAATGTAGCTTTAAGCACTGGCACTAATTTCAAGTTGGTGAAtataaaacaactttttttttgaaTGAGTGAGAAAAATCGGAGTGGGGAAATTGACTTGAGTTTTGACTTAAATTCTCTTTCCAGGCACCAAAACAGTATCCTTACAATAACCTGTATCTGGAGAATGGAGGTTCACCTGATGAAGAACCAGCTGAAGTGATCCACTATGAAATATGACCAGATTTCTATCACTGATTGTTGGGTATATGTCAATTTGGAATtgtt
This window encodes:
- the ndufb8 gene encoding NADH dehydrogenase [ubiquinone] 1 beta subcomplex subunit 8, mitochondrial; translation: MAISSAWIRTLTGGIRRSLKPVGSWTSARAASGVSEDMMPGPYPRTQEERALAAKKYNMRVEDYEPYPDDGMGYGDYPKLPDRSQQERDPWYTWDEPDLRRNWGEPMHWDFDMFIRNRVDTSPSPVDWTTMVKHFSGFLGFMLFMFFVGALFPSYQPVAPKQYPYNNLYLENGGSPDEEPAEVIHYEI